From the Martelella mediterranea DSM 17316 genome, one window contains:
- a CDS encoding FadR/GntR family transcriptional regulator, translated as MTDNLNQDADRGAAQRRTSLSDKVYEALRGRIMRGDYGANEKLPAEKDLSVKFGVSRPVLRVALERLRDERLIYSRQGAGNFVRIKRETALGYTPVETIADIQRCYEFRLTVETDAAALAALRRNEAALAEMERALHLLSDATGQQLHREDADFAFHQSVAQATNNQYYGETLKALRDHIYVGMKLHGETLMSDGAWALEEVLAEHKAIYTAIRERAPDTARAAMRAHIEHSRERLFGGGLFDLSL; from the coding sequence ATGACCGACAATCTGAACCAGGACGCGGATCGCGGCGCCGCCCAACGGCGCACCTCGCTGTCGGACAAAGTCTATGAGGCGCTGCGCGGGCGGATCATGCGCGGCGATTACGGCGCCAATGAAAAATTGCCGGCGGAAAAGGATTTGTCGGTCAAGTTCGGCGTGTCGCGCCCGGTGCTGCGCGTGGCGCTGGAGCGGCTGCGCGACGAGCGGCTGATCTATTCGCGCCAGGGCGCCGGGAATTTCGTGCGGATCAAGCGAGAGACGGCGCTTGGCTACACACCCGTTGAAACCATCGCCGATATCCAGCGCTGTTACGAATTCCGCCTGACCGTCGAGACCGATGCCGCCGCCCTTGCGGCGCTCAGGCGCAATGAGGCGGCACTGGCCGAAATGGAGCGGGCGCTGCACCTCCTGTCGGATGCGACCGGCCAGCAACTTCACCGCGAGGATGCCGATTTCGCCTTTCACCAGTCCGTCGCACAGGCCACCAACAACCAGTATTATGGCGAAACGCTGAAGGCGCTGCGCGACCACATCTATGTGGGCATGAAGCTGCACGGCGAGACGCTGATGTCCGATGGCGCCTGGGCGCTGGAGGAGGTGCTGGCCGAGCATAAGGCGATCTACACCGCCATCAGGGAACGCGCGCCGGACACCGCCCGCGCCGCCATGCGCGCCCATATCGAGCATTCGCGCGAACGGCTTTTCGGCGGCGGCCTGTTCGACCTTTCACTCTGA
- a CDS encoding helix-turn-helix domain-containing protein, with translation MPIIVNLDVMLARRKMRAKVLAEHVGITEQNISLLRSGKVKGVRFETLERICAALDCQPGDILEYQPEETG, from the coding sequence ATGCCGATCATTGTCAATCTCGATGTCATGCTCGCCCGCCGCAAGATGCGGGCGAAGGTCCTCGCCGAACATGTCGGCATCACCGAGCAGAATATCTCGCTGCTGCGTTCGGGCAAGGTGAAGGGCGTGCGCTTTGAAACGCTCGAAAGGATCTGCGCCGCCCTCGATTGCCAGCCGGGCGATATCCTGGAATACCAGCCGGAGGAAACCGGCTGA
- a CDS encoding ABC transporter ATP-binding protein — MASSHLLEVRNLSVRFHTARGTVDAVNDVSWHLDRGETLAILGESGSGKSVSASAIMNLIDCPPGEIVSGEVLFEGRDLLTLSNEERRRINGKRIAMIFQDPLSHLNPVYPVGWQIAEAAMCHGTGKDEAFARALKLMERVGIPDATAALKKYPHQFSGGQRQRLMIAMALALKPDILIADEPTTALDVTVQAEVLSLLEELQAETGMGLLLITHDLGVVAEAADRAVVMEGGRIVETGTPRDLYHNAKHPYTQKLLAAAPGKGEMRTGESARQPILKVSGLTKTYGAFTALKNADFELHAGETLAVVGESGSGKSTVAKLILRLEEASGGKVLWKGEDLLTKSHRQMRAVRRHLQMVFQDPTQSLNPHMSIYQIISEAWVIHPEILPKAQWRDRVNELLQQVGLKPEHAARHPHQFSGGQRQRIAIARALALEPEVIICDEAVSALDVSIQAQVIALLGELRDRLGIAFIFIAHDLPVVRDFADRVLVMQRGEIVEQGTVRQIFENPQELYTQRLLAAGLDPDPDVQAEHRKARLALQGAEPQRA, encoded by the coding sequence ATGGCTAGTTCCCACCTCCTCGAAGTGCGCAACCTCTCGGTCCGCTTCCACACCGCGCGCGGTACGGTCGATGCGGTCAACGACGTGTCATGGCACCTGGACCGGGGCGAGACGCTGGCGATCCTTGGCGAAAGCGGATCGGGCAAATCGGTCTCGGCGTCGGCGATCATGAACCTGATCGACTGCCCGCCCGGCGAAATCGTAAGCGGCGAAGTGCTGTTCGAGGGCCGCGACCTGCTGACGCTTTCCAACGAGGAACGCCGCCGGATCAACGGCAAGCGGATCGCGATGATCTTCCAGGACCCGCTCAGCCACCTGAACCCGGTCTATCCGGTCGGCTGGCAGATTGCCGAAGCGGCGATGTGCCACGGCACCGGCAAGGACGAGGCTTTTGCCCGCGCCCTGAAGCTGATGGAGCGCGTCGGCATTCCCGACGCTACGGCCGCGCTGAAGAAATACCCGCACCAGTTTTCCGGCGGACAGCGCCAGCGGCTGATGATTGCCATGGCGCTGGCGCTCAAACCTGACATTCTGATCGCCGACGAGCCGACCACCGCGCTCGACGTCACCGTGCAGGCGGAGGTGCTGTCGCTGCTGGAGGAACTGCAGGCGGAAACCGGCATGGGCCTGTTGCTGATCACCCATGATCTCGGCGTCGTCGCCGAGGCGGCGGACCGGGCCGTGGTGATGGAAGGCGGAAGGATCGTCGAAACCGGCACGCCGCGCGACCTCTATCACAATGCGAAGCATCCCTATACGCAAAAGCTGCTGGCCGCGGCCCCCGGCAAGGGCGAGATGCGAACGGGCGAAAGCGCGCGCCAGCCGATCCTGAAGGTCTCCGGCCTCACCAAGACCTACGGCGCGTTCACCGCGCTGAAGAATGCCGATTTCGAGCTTCATGCCGGCGAGACCCTCGCCGTCGTCGGCGAAAGCGGCTCGGGCAAATCGACAGTCGCCAAGCTGATCCTCAGGCTCGAGGAGGCGTCCGGCGGCAAGGTGCTCTGGAAGGGCGAGGATCTGCTGACGAAATCGCACCGACAGATGCGCGCCGTCCGCCGTCACCTGCAGATGGTCTTTCAGGACCCGACGCAGTCGCTCAACCCGCATATGTCGATCTACCAGATCATCTCAGAGGCCTGGGTCATTCACCCCGAAATCCTGCCGAAGGCGCAGTGGCGCGACCGGGTAAATGAACTGCTGCAGCAAGTTGGGCTGAAACCCGAGCATGCCGCGCGTCACCCGCACCAGTTTTCCGGCGGCCAGCGCCAGCGCATCGCGATCGCCCGCGCTCTGGCGCTCGAGCCGGAGGTGATCATCTGCGACGAGGCGGTCTCGGCGCTCGACGTTTCTATCCAGGCGCAGGTGATCGCCCTTCTCGGCGAACTGCGCGACCGGCTCGGTATCGCCTTCATCTTCATCGCCCACGACCTGCCCGTGGTGCGCGACTTCGCCGACCGGGTGCTAGTGATGCAGCGCGGCGAGATCGTCGAACAGGGCACCGTCCGCCAGATTTTCGAAAACCCGCAGGAACTCTACACCCAGCGCCTCCTCGCCGCCGGCCTCGACCCCGATCCGGACGTGCAGGCAGAACACCGCAAGGCGCGGCTGGCGCTGCAGGGAGCGGAGCCGCAGCGCGCCTGA
- a CDS encoding mandelate racemase/muconate lactonizing enzyme family protein, which produces MKITEVRCSGYRLPLKQPFTSSRVTMTHRELVLVEVNTSDGQSGTGWCTTAGVGAAAVEALITGYLAPMLTGMDPRNTEQVWQRLWMECHAAGPGGITTLALSAIDIAMWDLKAKAAGEPLYRLLGGARSTVEVYASAINLHLSKDDLLAQTRGQLEEGYRAFKLKVGRPGLDEDRERVMAVRKLIGPDCQLMLDANQKWSPGEAIQRSRLLLEAAPLFLEEPLLSDTIDGHAVLRAATGMPIAAGEQLCNRFEFWNYIRAGALDFLQPDVWKVGGITEFVKIAALGAAAGIPVSPHGAAELSVHLAAALPNAMHVENIFGLNLFDFGATSAPLPISGGKHQLSDAPGHGVRFEKDALQAHKLIPGSTVERKPLYHFSS; this is translated from the coding sequence ATGAAAATTACCGAAGTCCGCTGCAGCGGCTACCGATTGCCTTTGAAGCAACCCTTTACCTCCAGCCGCGTGACCATGACCCATCGCGAACTGGTGCTGGTCGAGGTAAACACGTCGGATGGGCAGAGCGGAACCGGCTGGTGCACGACGGCGGGCGTGGGCGCAGCCGCCGTTGAAGCGTTGATCACCGGCTATCTCGCCCCCATGCTGACCGGGATGGATCCGCGCAACACCGAGCAGGTCTGGCAGCGGCTATGGATGGAATGCCATGCCGCCGGGCCGGGCGGCATCACCACGCTGGCGCTCTCGGCGATCGACATCGCCATGTGGGATCTGAAGGCGAAGGCCGCCGGCGAGCCGCTCTACCGGTTGCTGGGCGGCGCCCGAAGCACGGTTGAAGTCTATGCCAGCGCCATCAACCTTCATCTTTCGAAGGACGACCTTCTGGCGCAAACGCGCGGGCAACTCGAAGAGGGCTACAGGGCCTTCAAGCTCAAGGTCGGCAGGCCCGGATTGGATGAAGACCGCGAGCGGGTCATGGCGGTCCGCAAACTGATCGGGCCGGACTGCCAGCTCATGCTCGACGCCAACCAGAAATGGTCGCCCGGCGAAGCCATTCAGCGTTCCCGCCTGCTTCTCGAGGCCGCGCCGCTGTTTCTGGAGGAGCCGCTGCTTTCCGATACGATCGATGGCCATGCCGTCTTGCGGGCAGCAACCGGCATGCCGATCGCGGCAGGCGAGCAGCTTTGCAACCGTTTCGAATTCTGGAACTATATCCGTGCCGGCGCCCTGGATTTCCTGCAGCCCGACGTCTGGAAGGTCGGCGGCATAACCGAATTCGTCAAGATCGCCGCACTCGGCGCGGCGGCGGGCATTCCGGTCTCGCCCCACGGGGCCGCGGAGCTTTCGGTCCATCTCGCGGCGGCGCTGCCGAACGCCATGCATGTGGAGAATATCTTCGGCCTCAACCTGTTCGATTTCGGCGCGACATCCGCACCGCTACCGATCAGCGGAGGAAAACACCAGCTCTCCGATGCGCCGGGTCACGGCGTCCGGTTCGAAAAGGATGCGCTTCAAGCCCACAAGCTCATTCCCGGAAGCACCGTCGAAAGAAAGCCGCTCTACCACTTTTCCAGCTAG
- a CDS encoding DUF2975 domain-containing protein yields the protein MMNTQNSPAMIRLCKRMKLLTRVLQAALAVGLVYASWTTLFRPDGLAAWLADALDLNVAVTITPATGLAFIALAAIMAGLVLAGLQTVWQLFDRLQRERPFSYEAAALMRRAGLIALTGAIAGMVLRPVATLLATLANPPGARAISIGLGSDQLMLLLLAGFLFVMGHVMVLATSINEDYERFV from the coding sequence ATGATGAACACCCAAAATTCCCCCGCCATGATCCGGCTGTGCAAGCGGATGAAACTCCTGACGCGGGTTCTTCAGGCCGCGCTGGCGGTCGGCCTGGTCTACGCATCATGGACGACGCTTTTTCGACCGGACGGGCTCGCCGCATGGCTGGCGGACGCTCTCGACCTGAACGTCGCCGTGACGATCACCCCGGCGACCGGGCTGGCTTTCATCGCCCTCGCGGCGATCATGGCGGGGCTGGTTCTTGCGGGGCTGCAAACCGTCTGGCAGCTTTTCGACCGGCTGCAACGCGAGCGCCCGTTTTCCTACGAGGCGGCCGCCCTTATGCGCCGCGCGGGGCTGATCGCGCTTACCGGCGCGATTGCGGGCATGGTCCTGCGCCCGGTCGCAACGCTCTTGGCAACGCTTGCCAATCCTCCCGGCGCGCGGGCGATATCAATCGGGCTAGGCAGCGACCAGCTGATGCTGCTCCTGCTTGCCGGATTCCTGTTCGTGATGGGCCATGTGATGGTTCTCGCCACCTCGATCAACGAAGACTATGAGCGTTTCGTCTGA
- a CDS encoding tripartite tricarboxylate transporter TctB family protein produces MQKTKLNADLISGLLFIAFGLWFCGSSVYGLKIGNAFRMGPGFFPAVLGGLLALLGLVIVVNGLRSDEAPLTLANVPWRAVVLLPVALILFGAAMKPLGLAIALLLLCFCSAMAIKEMTLTKAAALSVGVTLLCIGIFSVALGLNLPLLGNWLR; encoded by the coding sequence ATGCAGAAAACAAAACTCAACGCCGATCTGATCTCCGGATTGCTGTTCATAGCGTTCGGTCTCTGGTTCTGCGGTTCTTCGGTCTATGGACTCAAAATCGGTAACGCGTTTCGCATGGGACCGGGCTTCTTTCCGGCCGTGCTTGGCGGTCTTCTCGCGCTTCTCGGCCTTGTCATCGTCGTCAACGGTCTGAGGTCGGATGAAGCGCCGCTGACGCTTGCCAATGTTCCGTGGCGGGCTGTCGTGCTCCTGCCAGTGGCGCTCATCCTGTTCGGCGCGGCCATGAAACCGCTCGGCCTTGCCATTGCCCTTCTCCTGCTGTGCTTCTGTTCGGCCATGGCGATCAAGGAGATGACGCTGACGAAGGCGGCTGCGCTGTCTGTCGGGGTCACGCTGCTGTGCATCGGCATCTTCTCCGTCGCGCTCGGCCTCAACCTGCCGCTTCTCGGCAACTGGCTGCGATAG
- a CDS encoding iron-containing alcohol dehydrogenase, which yields MNSMDRPITLHQPKRLEVGVGTAARLGAWAAAAKRPFVIAGGPTADYVARLRLPGDVRVYAEAPPEPDLPAFEAVLEAARAHRPDLIVGLGGGSVLDVAKLTAALWDGEQSVRDVVGPNKVAGRRTPLAQVATTAGTGSEAGIRALLTDPETKSKLAVESPFLLADIAILDPELTYSVPPAVTAATGIDALAHCVEAFTNIRAHDLIDGYARLGIGLIGRYLGRAVENGNDAEARAGMMLASYYGGICLGPVNTAAGHALAYPLGTRLGLPHGLANAIIFPHVLAFNQPVAADKTGEIMAALGLSAETPEAVHRAAHQFCERLGVEMRLEVHGADEADLRLWAEEAHAIRRLMDNNPRDMSVDDVHAIYRAAF from the coding sequence ATGAACAGCATGGATCGCCCGATCACGCTCCATCAACCGAAGCGACTTGAAGTCGGCGTCGGCACGGCGGCACGGCTCGGCGCGTGGGCGGCGGCCGCGAAACGGCCTTTCGTCATCGCCGGCGGCCCGACGGCCGATTATGTCGCGCGGCTTCGTCTTCCCGGCGATGTGCGGGTCTATGCCGAAGCACCGCCGGAGCCCGATCTTCCCGCCTTCGAGGCGGTACTGGAAGCAGCCCGCGCGCACAGGCCGGACCTCATCGTCGGTCTTGGCGGCGGCTCCGTTCTCGACGTCGCCAAGCTGACGGCGGCGCTCTGGGACGGGGAGCAATCCGTCCGCGATGTCGTCGGACCCAACAAGGTCGCCGGTAGGCGCACGCCGCTGGCGCAGGTCGCGACCACGGCGGGCACCGGCTCGGAAGCCGGTATCCGCGCGCTACTGACCGACCCCGAGACGAAATCGAAACTCGCGGTCGAAAGCCCGTTCCTGCTGGCCGATATCGCCATCCTCGACCCAGAATTGACCTATTCCGTGCCGCCGGCGGTAACGGCGGCGACGGGGATTGACGCGCTGGCCCATTGCGTCGAGGCTTTTACCAATATCCGGGCGCACGACCTGATCGACGGTTACGCCCGGCTCGGCATTGGCCTGATCGGCCGATATCTCGGCCGCGCGGTCGAAAACGGCAATGACGCCGAAGCCCGCGCGGGCATGATGCTCGCCTCCTATTACGGCGGCATCTGCCTCGGGCCGGTCAATACCGCTGCGGGCCATGCGCTCGCCTATCCGCTCGGCACCCGGCTCGGCCTGCCGCACGGGCTCGCCAACGCCATCATCTTTCCGCATGTGCTGGCCTTCAACCAGCCCGTGGCGGCGGATAAGACCGGTGAAATCATGGCCGCGCTCGGCCTTTCGGCGGAAACGCCGGAAGCGGTGCACCGCGCCGCCCATCAGTTCTGCGAACGTCTCGGCGTCGAGATGCGGCTTGAGGTCCACGGCGCCGACGAGGCGGATCTGCGGCTCTGGGCCGAGGAAGCCCATGCCATCCGCAGGCTGATGGACAACAATCCGCGCGACATGTCGGTCGATGACGTGCATGCGATCTATCGGGCTGCATTCTAG
- a CDS encoding ABC transporter substrate-binding protein codes for MKRRTLLAGLMLASSLTPAFAQEEVSVTVVLAEEPDLVEPCMATRSNIGRIVLQNISETLTELDVRGDEGLKPRLAESWEMTDDNTWRFHLREGVSFSDGSAFDAEDVKHSFDRAQSDQIVCEISRYYDGITITPTVVDDHTIDFTTEPAQPILPLLLSLLTIVPSETPIEFTREPIGTGPYVLSDWTPGQSITLTRRDDYWGDAPAVETAEYVFRTDAAVRAAMVETGEADIAPSISAIDATTDLDHAYPNSETTYLRIDHSVPPLSDKRVREALNIAIDREAFIGTILPEGADIATAINVPTTLGWNPDTKAWPYDPERARQLLEEAAADGVPVDTEILLVGRTGNFPGATEFYEAITSMLNEAGFNVKLQMVEVAEHEQFYSKPYVDDRGPIMVGAQHDNSRGDPVFSMFFKYHSEGRQSGIADAHADELIEEATAATGAEREALWSELFGYLHDDVIADVLLFHMVGFARVGEDVDFTPTIATNSQLQLAEIGLK; via the coding sequence ATGAAACGCAGAACTTTGCTTGCCGGGCTTATGCTGGCGTCATCGCTGACGCCGGCCTTTGCACAGGAGGAAGTATCGGTCACCGTCGTTCTGGCGGAAGAGCCGGATCTGGTCGAGCCGTGCATGGCGACGCGCTCCAATATCGGGCGCATCGTGCTCCAGAACATCTCCGAAACGCTGACGGAACTGGATGTCCGCGGCGATGAGGGGCTGAAACCGCGCCTGGCGGAAAGCTGGGAGATGACCGACGACAACACCTGGCGCTTCCACCTGCGCGAGGGCGTCAGCTTCTCCGACGGTTCGGCCTTCGACGCGGAAGACGTGAAGCATTCCTTCGACCGGGCGCAGAGCGACCAGATCGTCTGCGAGATCTCGCGTTATTATGACGGCATCACGATCACGCCGACGGTCGTCGACGACCACACCATCGATTTCACTACGGAGCCGGCGCAGCCGATCCTGCCGCTGCTGCTGTCGCTCCTGACCATCGTGCCGTCGGAAACGCCGATCGAATTCACCCGCGAGCCGATCGGCACCGGGCCCTACGTGCTGTCCGACTGGACGCCGGGCCAGAGCATCACGCTGACCCGCCGCGACGATTACTGGGGCGACGCCCCGGCCGTGGAGACGGCGGAATACGTCTTCCGCACCGACGCCGCCGTGCGCGCCGCCATGGTGGAGACCGGCGAGGCTGACATCGCACCCTCGATCTCGGCCATCGACGCGACCACCGATCTCGACCACGCCTACCCGAACTCGGAAACGACCTATCTGCGGATCGACCACTCCGTGCCGCCGCTTTCCGACAAGCGGGTTCGTGAGGCGCTCAACATCGCCATCGATCGTGAAGCCTTTATCGGCACCATTCTGCCCGAAGGCGCGGATATCGCCACGGCGATCAACGTACCGACGACGCTCGGCTGGAACCCGGACACGAAGGCATGGCCCTATGATCCCGAACGCGCCCGTCAGCTTCTCGAGGAAGCCGCCGCCGATGGCGTTCCGGTGGACACCGAGATCCTGCTGGTCGGCCGCACCGGCAATTTCCCCGGCGCAACCGAGTTCTACGAAGCGATCACCAGCATGCTGAACGAGGCGGGCTTCAACGTGAAGCTCCAGATGGTCGAGGTGGCGGAACACGAACAGTTCTACTCCAAGCCCTATGTCGATGATCGCGGCCCGATCATGGTCGGCGCGCAGCATGACAATTCGCGTGGCGATCCGGTGTTCTCGATGTTCTTCAAGTACCACTCCGAAGGCCGCCAGTCGGGTATCGCCGACGCGCACGCCGACGAGCTGATCGAGGAAGCAACCGCGGCAACCGGCGCGGAGCGCGAGGCGCTGTGGTCGGAACTCTTCGGCTACCTGCATGACGATGTGATCGCGGACGTGCTGCTGTTCCACATGGTCGGGTTCGCCCGCGTCGGCGAAGACGTGGATTTCACGCCGACCATCGCGACCAACAGCCAGCTTCAGCTTGCCGAAATCGGCCTGAAGTAA
- a CDS encoding ABC transporter permease gives MGRQEPGAFRRFLKMLWADKLAFAAVLFLIVIVACAVLGPMLLDGVAAKQNLRARNAPPFSLDRGFLYLLGGDALGRPLLARIIVAARNTMVVSAGAVAASLLIGSTLGLIAGYRDRWHSEIIMRLADVIMSFPSLLLAVTVLYVLEPSIANLVLVLAITRIPIYLRTTRAEVLEVRKRMFVQAAQVMGASNLRIVLFHILPVVLPTLLTIATLDFAFVMLAESALSFLGIGIQPPEITWGLMVSQGRQYLTSAWWLAFWPGLAIILTTMSLNLLSSWMRIALNPTQRWRLEIGGKSNG, from the coding sequence ATGGGCCGACAGGAACCCGGCGCCTTCCGGCGCTTTCTCAAAATGCTGTGGGCCGACAAGCTCGCCTTCGCGGCCGTGCTGTTCCTGATCGTCATCGTGGCCTGCGCGGTGCTGGGGCCGATGCTGCTGGATGGCGTCGCCGCAAAGCAGAACCTGCGCGCCCGCAACGCGCCGCCGTTTTCGCTCGACCGCGGCTTTCTCTATCTGCTCGGCGGCGATGCGCTAGGCCGGCCGCTTCTTGCCCGCATCATCGTCGCCGCGCGCAACACCATGGTGGTGTCCGCCGGCGCGGTCGCCGCCTCGCTGCTGATCGGCTCCACGCTCGGCCTCATCGCCGGCTACCGCGACAGATGGCACAGCGAAATCATCATGCGGCTTGCCGACGTGATCATGTCGTTCCCCTCGCTGCTTCTGGCCGTCACCGTGCTTTACGTGCTGGAACCGTCAATCGCCAATCTGGTGCTGGTGCTCGCCATCACCCGGATACCGATCTATCTGCGCACCACGCGCGCCGAGGTGCTGGAAGTGCGCAAGCGCATGTTCGTCCAGGCGGCGCAGGTGATGGGCGCGTCCAATCTGCGCATCGTGCTATTTCACATTCTGCCGGTGGTACTGCCGACGCTGCTGACCATCGCGACGCTCGACTTCGCCTTCGTGATGCTGGCCGAATCCGCCCTCTCCTTCCTCGGCATCGGCATTCAGCCACCGGAAATCACCTGGGGGCTGATGGTAAGCCAGGGGCGGCAATATCTGACCAGCGCCTGGTGGCTCGCCTTCTGGCCGGGGCTCGCGATCATCCTGACCACCATGTCGCTCAACCTGCTTTCAAGCTGGATGCGGATCGCGCTGAACCCGACCCAGCGCTGGCGGCTCGAAATCGGAGGAAAGTCCAATGGCTAG
- a CDS encoding sialidase family protein, whose product MMPEDIARTMTGKFEARPDGRQAVLPASTVQNHAAFLSRLPGGSLVCAWFGGTLEGKSDISIHAALLDPDAEAWGEAVRLTDDPDRSEQNPVIFVTPAGEILLFNTAQPAGNQDESRVFMRRLTLEGGRLAAAEARDTGLPPGTFVRAAPYVRDDGAWCLPLFRCNPRPGIRWTGAFDTAAVAVSMDDGESWKVIDVPDSAGSVHMTPVSLGGGEMIALYRRRQADFVHRSESHDGGRSWSAPAPTDVPNNNSSVNAVRLEGSIVAMVCNPVSAAQSDARRASLYDELEEKDGRPEAAEGCNPIWGVERAPLTLCLSGDGGRSFPVRYTIEDSPGTCLTNNSLDGRNKELSYPVLLPRADGGLDFAYTLYRRAIRHVALDAATVAALVARVPDRRT is encoded by the coding sequence ATGATGCCGGAGGATATCGCCCGGACAATGACGGGAAAATTTGAGGCGCGTCCGGACGGCAGACAGGCCGTTCTTCCCGCGTCGACGGTGCAGAACCATGCCGCCTTCCTGTCGCGCCTGCCGGGCGGGAGCCTTGTCTGCGCCTGGTTCGGCGGCACGCTGGAAGGCAAGTCCGACATTTCCATCCACGCCGCCCTGCTCGATCCCGATGCGGAGGCGTGGGGCGAAGCCGTCCGGTTGACGGATGATCCCGACCGCTCGGAACAGAATCCGGTGATCTTCGTGACGCCGGCAGGCGAGATACTGCTTTTTAACACCGCGCAGCCCGCCGGCAATCAGGATGAGTCTCGGGTGTTCATGCGCCGGCTCACGCTGGAAGGCGGCCGGCTGGCGGCTGCTGAGGCGCGCGACACGGGCCTGCCGCCCGGCACCTTCGTTCGCGCCGCTCCCTATGTGCGGGATGACGGGGCCTGGTGCCTGCCGCTCTTCCGTTGCAATCCGCGGCCCGGCATTCGCTGGACCGGCGCCTTCGACACCGCGGCGGTCGCCGTCAGCATGGATGATGGCGAAAGCTGGAAAGTTATCGATGTGCCGGACTCGGCCGGGTCCGTGCACATGACGCCGGTGAGCCTGGGCGGCGGCGAAATGATCGCGCTTTATCGCCGGCGCCAGGCCGATTTCGTCCATCGCTCCGAAAGCCATGACGGCGGGCGAAGCTGGAGCGCGCCCGCGCCGACGGATGTGCCGAACAACAACAGTTCCGTCAATGCCGTCCGCCTTGAGGGCAGCATCGTGGCGATGGTCTGCAATCCGGTCTCGGCTGCGCAATCGGATGCGCGCCGTGCCTCGCTTTATGACGAGCTTGAGGAGAAGGATGGTCGGCCCGAGGCGGCCGAGGGCTGCAATCCGATCTGGGGCGTCGAGCGCGCGCCGCTCACGCTCTGTCTTTCAGGCGATGGCGGCCGCTCGTTTCCGGTGCGCTACACGATCGAGGACAGCCCCGGCACCTGCCTCACCAACAACTCGCTCGACGGCCGGAACAAGGAGCTTTCCTATCCGGTGCTGCTGCCGCGCGCCGATGGCGGGCTCGATTTCGCCTATACGCTTTACCGCCGGGCTATCCGGCATGTCGCGCTCGATGCCGCAACCGTCGCGGCGCTGGTCGCGCGGGTTCCGGACCGCCGGACGTGA
- a CDS encoding ABC transporter permease gives MKKTLGKRGLTSFVSLLVLIVLVFFLSRLTGDPTSLYLPVDASETMRENFREIHGLNDPVLVQFWHYVTDIARLDFGESLRKARPALEVVIEAFAWTLQLAFITMVLVTAAAITVGAIAAFNVGTWFDRAASVLSLIGASAPDFWVAIVGIVVFSVTLGWLPTSGTGTPWHWVLPVAVLFIRPFGLILQIVRGSMINALGSAYVKTARAKGVKNRPIIFVHALRNAMLPVITVIGDQAAALLNGAVVVETIFGFPGVGKLMIDSIMQRDFNVILAAIMVTAIAIFIMNLLIDLAYAVLDPRIRT, from the coding sequence ATGAAGAAAACGCTGGGAAAACGCGGGTTGACGAGCTTCGTCTCGCTGCTGGTCCTGATCGTGCTTGTGTTCTTCCTATCCAGGCTCACCGGCGATCCGACATCGCTTTACCTGCCGGTCGATGCATCCGAGACGATGCGCGAGAACTTCCGCGAGATCCACGGCCTGAACGATCCCGTTCTGGTGCAGTTCTGGCACTATGTCACCGATATCGCCCGCCTCGATTTCGGCGAGAGCCTGAGGAAGGCCCGCCCCGCGCTCGAAGTGGTCATCGAGGCCTTTGCCTGGACGCTGCAGCTTGCCTTCATCACCATGGTTCTGGTGACCGCCGCCGCCATCACGGTCGGCGCCATCGCGGCCTTCAATGTCGGCACCTGGTTCGACCGGGCCGCCTCCGTCCTGTCGCTGATCGGCGCATCGGCGCCTGATTTCTGGGTGGCGATCGTGGGCATCGTGGTCTTTTCCGTCACGCTTGGCTGGCTTCCGACCTCGGGAACGGGCACCCCATGGCACTGGGTTCTGCCGGTGGCCGTGCTGTTCATCCGGCCTTTCGGACTGATCCTGCAGATCGTGCGCGGATCGATGATCAACGCGCTCGGCTCCGCCTATGTGAAAACGGCGCGGGCCAAGGGCGTGAAGAACCGGCCGATCATTTTCGTCCACGCGCTGCGCAACGCCATGCTGCCGGTGATCACCGTGATCGGCGATCAGGCTGCCGCCCTTCTGAACGGCGCGGTGGTGGTTGAAACCATTTTCGGCTTTCCCGGCGTCGGCAAGCTGATGATCGATTCCATCATGCAGCGCGACTTCAACGTCATCCTCGCCGCCATCATGGTGACCGCTATCGCGATCTTCATCATGAACCTCCTGATCGATCTCGCCTATGCGGTGCTCGATCCGCGCATTCGAACCTGA